A genomic stretch from Spongiibacter nanhainus includes:
- a CDS encoding DoxX family protein has protein sequence MTRIAHLIATINRRLAASLAPLDGLPALALRLYLVPVMWMAGSSKLMHFQDTVNWFGNDDWGLGLPFPTLMAALATAAELGGALFLAVGLATRWIAVPLAVTMLVAALTVHWDNGWQAIADPSAPFANEQVEASAAKLEAARSILREHGHYDWLTASGNFVILNNGIEFAMTYLLMLLALIRTGGGRYVSLDYWLGRRFQAGHQCAD, from the coding sequence ATGACCCGGATCGCCCACCTCATAGCGACTATCAACCGGCGCCTAGCTGCCAGCCTGGCACCACTGGACGGCCTGCCGGCCCTGGCCTTGCGGCTCTACCTTGTACCGGTGATGTGGATGGCGGGCAGCAGTAAGTTGATGCACTTTCAAGATACCGTCAATTGGTTTGGCAATGACGATTGGGGATTGGGACTGCCCTTTCCTACCTTGATGGCGGCCCTGGCCACCGCGGCTGAGCTGGGTGGAGCACTGTTCCTGGCGGTGGGTCTTGCCACCCGCTGGATTGCCGTTCCCCTGGCGGTCACCATGCTGGTCGCGGCCCTCACCGTACACTGGGATAATGGCTGGCAAGCCATTGCCGATCCCAGTGCCCCCTTTGCCAATGAACAGGTCGAGGCCTCCGCCGCCAAGCTAGAGGCCGCTCGCTCCATTCTCCGAGAACACGGCCACTACGACTGGCTGACCGCCAGCGGCAATTTTGTAATCCTCAACAACGGCATCGAATTCGCGATGACATACTTGCTTATGTTGCTGGCACTCATCCGTACCGGCGGTGGCCGCTACGTCAGCCTGGATTACTGGCTGGGTCGGCGCTTCCAGGCAGGGCATCAGTGTGCTGACTAA
- a CDS encoding RNA polymerase sigma factor has translation MPNTSQDALLARLRRGDNEAFRQLIADHHPKMLIVARSIVGDTFAEDVVQEAWASIYRAVGRFEGRSSLATWMFQIVSNEAKSRLRREKRQVSFGDIDEAGATLDPSAFDEKGHWTSPPKRWDINSPELMLQEDQLRHCIEHTLTTLPEKQKAVFLLRDLEQVALTEIAALLSLAEGNVRVLLHRARLRLMDVVNHYQETGEC, from the coding sequence GTGCCCAACACTTCACAAGACGCTCTACTCGCTCGCCTGCGGCGTGGTGACAACGAGGCCTTTCGGCAACTCATCGCCGATCATCACCCTAAGATGTTGATCGTTGCCCGCTCTATAGTTGGCGACACCTTTGCCGAGGATGTGGTGCAGGAGGCCTGGGCATCGATCTATCGCGCTGTGGGACGTTTTGAAGGCCGCTCCAGCCTGGCCACCTGGATGTTTCAAATCGTTAGCAACGAGGCCAAATCTCGGTTGCGGCGAGAAAAACGTCAGGTCAGCTTTGGCGATATCGACGAGGCTGGCGCTACGCTGGACCCCAGCGCCTTCGACGAAAAGGGTCACTGGACCTCCCCCCCCAAGCGCTGGGATATCAATAGTCCCGAACTGATGTTGCAGGAAGATCAACTGCGGCACTGTATCGAGCACACGCTGACGACCCTGCCCGAAAAGCAAAAGGCCGTGTTTTTATTGAGGGACTTGGAACAGGTCGCGCTCACCGAAATTGCCGCCCTGTTATCCCTTGCCGAAGGCAACGTCCGGGTATTACTCCACCGCGCCAGATTGCGCCTGATGGACGTCGTTAATCATTATCAGGAGACAGGAGAATGTTGA
- a CDS encoding zf-HC2 domain-containing protein, producing MLTCKKVSERASDDIDGHYKGWQKLQIRLHLMICSHCRRFRRHLIHSRDVAASVAKQLWNNDKRDNTATIMRHIEQTQSDRSAPKRPD from the coding sequence ATGTTGACGTGCAAAAAGGTCAGCGAGCGCGCCAGCGACGACATTGACGGCCACTACAAAGGTTGGCAAAAGCTGCAAATCCGTCTTCACCTGATGATTTGTTCACATTGTCGGCGCTTCCGTCGCCACCTCATCCACAGTCGTGACGTGGCCGCTTCCGTCGCAAAACAGCTGTGGAACAATGACAAGCGCGATAACACCGCGACGATTATGCGGCATATCGAACAAACACAGAGTGATCGTTCGGCCCCAAAAAGGCCAGATTGA
- a CDS encoding ATP-binding protein, protein MKGFWDWLLGPEMPPHGHCYLWNPELVYLHVISDVVITVSYFTIPFALVYLVRKRDDLKFNSLFYMFALFIFACGATHLMNIYNVWHGAYWLSGGVKLITALASLGTAVLIWPIIPKALAIPSNSQLMALNQQLQSEVDERLRKQQEVERLSNDLSELVEQRTRELAEARLMRTLVEKTNSSLERSNEVLGQYARVTAYDMREPLRSVRVYAQTLSDKLGDSLDEEGRQCIKMILGANKRVENMVDGLRNYSECDKEGEVVDLDLDTLLQDVLNELGDEVRKTGVQIDHQPLGHTHGVREHYRQLMLQLIGNGIKFSAGHETPKVEIGPLPSSGAGVGFYVRDNGVGIAKQYHARILGLFERLNSDPELAGTGVGLAICKRIVDESGGRLDVVSDEGKGAEFRVTMPSP, encoded by the coding sequence ATGAAGGGATTTTGGGATTGGTTGCTTGGGCCGGAGATGCCTCCCCACGGCCACTGCTATTTGTGGAATCCGGAGTTGGTTTATCTCCACGTCATCAGTGATGTGGTTATCACCGTCTCGTACTTCACCATCCCATTCGCGCTGGTGTATCTGGTTCGCAAGCGCGACGACCTGAAGTTCAACTCGCTGTTCTATATGTTCGCCCTGTTTATCTTTGCCTGTGGGGCGACGCACCTGATGAATATCTACAACGTCTGGCACGGCGCCTATTGGCTCAGTGGCGGGGTGAAGTTGATTACGGCGTTGGCGTCATTGGGGACCGCGGTGTTGATCTGGCCGATTATTCCCAAGGCCCTGGCCATACCCAGCAACAGCCAGTTGATGGCGCTTAACCAGCAATTGCAGAGTGAAGTCGACGAGCGCCTGCGCAAGCAGCAAGAAGTGGAGCGGCTGTCCAATGATTTGTCTGAATTGGTGGAACAGCGCACCCGGGAACTGGCCGAGGCGCGTTTGATGCGGACCCTGGTGGAAAAAACCAACTCGTCCCTGGAGCGCAGCAACGAGGTCTTGGGGCAGTACGCACGAGTCACAGCTTATGACATGCGCGAGCCGCTGCGCTCGGTGCGAGTGTATGCGCAAACGCTGAGCGACAAGCTTGGAGACTCCCTGGACGAAGAAGGTCGGCAGTGCATAAAGATGATTCTGGGCGCCAATAAACGGGTTGAGAATATGGTGGATGGCCTCCGCAATTACTCTGAATGCGACAAAGAGGGAGAAGTGGTTGATCTCGATCTCGACACCTTATTACAGGATGTCCTTAATGAGTTGGGCGACGAGGTTCGAAAAACCGGTGTCCAGATTGACCATCAGCCTTTGGGGCACACACACGGGGTGAGAGAACACTATCGACAATTGATGCTGCAATTGATTGGCAACGGCATAAAATTTAGTGCCGGACACGAGACGCCCAAAGTGGAAATTGGTCCATTACCATCCAGTGGCGCCGGGGTCGGATTTTATGTGCGCGATAATGGGGTGGGTATCGCCAAACAATACCATGCCCGCATCCTCGGTTTGTTCGAGCGCCTAAACAGCGATCCGGAGCTGGCGGGCACCGGAGTGGGGCTGGCAATCTGCAAGCGCATTGTGGATGAAAGCGGCGGTCGCTTAGATGTGGTCAGTGATGAGGGTAAAGGCGCAGAGTTCCGTGTCACCATGCCTTCGCCGTAG
- a CDS encoding GMC oxidoreductase encodes MNYDFDYLIVGSGFGGAVSALRLAEKGYSVGVMEMGCRWDPDKLPSSTWNLRRWLWQPSLGWRGFFKISWFRHVMVLHGNAVGGGSITYANTLLQPKPKVWREGSWAGLTDWESVMPGHYDTARRMLGVTENRILGPADELLREGAKEMGREDSYYRTQVGVFFGDPGDEPGQQYDDPYFEGRGPARNSCIGCGGCMVGCRYNAKNTLDKNYLYLAERQGAQVFAETRVVDVKPLGDAKDGSEGYVVTTASSSWMPGLWRRRRWRVKGVVFSASSLGTQKLLFELRDRGSLPNISNQLGRRVRTNAESLIGVRLPGKPEMDRGIAIGSGFYLDEHTHIEATRYPRGSDAMGLLVTALTRGRPDWTRILTWLRTVLLLLVRKPSKVLPLLSPFGMARQTVIFLCMQTLEGHIDMRYQRRWYWPFSKRMVSYGPRIPTYIPQANEFALKMARRLGGMAGSLITEILFNLPATAHCMGGAAMGKSAEEGVIDHRQRVFGYRNLYICDGSVLGANLGVNPSLTITALTEHAMSHIPAKCEVE; translated from the coding sequence GTGAACTATGATTTTGACTATTTAATTGTGGGCTCCGGCTTTGGCGGTGCTGTCTCGGCCCTGCGCCTGGCAGAAAAAGGCTACTCAGTTGGGGTGATGGAGATGGGCTGCCGCTGGGACCCGGATAAGTTGCCCAGCAGCACCTGGAATCTGCGGCGCTGGTTGTGGCAACCGAGCTTGGGGTGGCGAGGCTTCTTTAAGATCAGTTGGTTTCGACATGTCATGGTGCTGCATGGCAACGCTGTGGGCGGGGGATCAATCACCTATGCCAACACTCTTCTGCAGCCTAAACCCAAGGTGTGGCGTGAGGGAAGCTGGGCGGGTCTTACCGATTGGGAGTCGGTCATGCCCGGTCACTACGATACGGCTCGTCGCATGCTTGGTGTGACTGAAAACCGCATCCTCGGTCCCGCTGATGAGTTACTCAGAGAGGGCGCCAAGGAAATGGGACGAGAGGACAGCTATTACCGCACCCAGGTTGGCGTGTTTTTTGGTGACCCCGGTGACGAGCCCGGCCAGCAATATGACGACCCTTACTTTGAAGGCCGTGGCCCCGCCCGGAACAGCTGCATAGGTTGTGGGGGCTGTATGGTGGGGTGTCGCTACAATGCCAAAAATACCCTGGACAAAAACTACCTCTACCTGGCCGAGCGCCAGGGTGCTCAGGTGTTTGCCGAAACCCGAGTGGTGGATGTGAAGCCTCTGGGTGATGCGAAAGATGGCAGTGAGGGCTACGTGGTGACCACGGCGTCAAGCAGCTGGATGCCGGGCTTGTGGCGGCGTCGGCGCTGGCGTGTAAAGGGCGTGGTGTTTTCCGCCTCGTCGCTGGGTACACAGAAATTATTGTTTGAACTGCGGGACAGGGGATCATTGCCCAACATTTCCAATCAGTTGGGGCGGCGGGTTAGGACCAATGCCGAGTCCCTGATCGGGGTGCGCTTACCGGGTAAACCGGAGATGGATCGAGGTATTGCCATAGGTTCGGGTTTCTACCTGGATGAGCATACCCATATTGAGGCCACCCGTTATCCCCGGGGCTCCGATGCTATGGGCTTGCTGGTGACGGCACTGACCCGAGGGCGCCCCGACTGGACGCGCATTCTGACCTGGTTGCGAACTGTGCTACTGCTGTTGGTGCGTAAGCCCAGCAAGGTATTGCCGCTGTTGTCGCCCTTTGGCATGGCCCGTCAGACCGTCATTTTTCTGTGTATGCAAACTCTGGAAGGGCATATCGATATGCGTTACCAGCGACGCTGGTATTGGCCCTTTAGCAAGCGCATGGTCAGTTATGGGCCCCGCATTCCCACCTATATTCCCCAGGCCAATGAATTTGCGTTGAAAATGGCGCGGCGTCTGGGCGGTATGGCTGGGAGCCTGATTACTGAGATTCTGTTCAATTTGCCGGCCACAGCCCATTGTATGGGAGGTGCGGCAATGGGCAAGAGCGCAGAGGAGGGGGTGATCGACCATCGCCAAAGGGTATTTGGTTACCGCAACCTGTACATCTGCGATGGGTCGGTGCTGGGTGCTAACTTGGGGGTAAACCCCTCATTGACCATTACTGCGTTGACGGAACACGCTATGAGTCATATTCCTGCGAAGTGTGAAGTGGAATGA
- a CDS encoding TetR/AcrR family transcriptional regulator, translating to MDKTAPRRYRGQSPDTRQAQRRQQLLDAALTVIGERGFSSMTVKMVCQTAGLTERYFYESFSNRDALLAELYQQQTQSLRHTMYNALENPVANADQFVRNGLGAFFDFVQHQPAAARLVLFEVLAVSREIDQLYYQAMEDFAALVQQLAHRQNIATIPPPADEDMVYAGLVGAVVQIAQRWVLGGYHQPRSAVLESAVLIFAATANFGGDS from the coding sequence ATGGACAAAACCGCCCCCCGCCGCTATCGCGGACAAAGCCCCGACACTCGCCAAGCCCAGCGCCGGCAGCAACTGCTGGATGCCGCCCTAACTGTTATTGGCGAGCGCGGATTTTCATCGATGACAGTGAAAATGGTGTGCCAAACTGCCGGGCTCACAGAACGCTATTTCTATGAGTCCTTCAGCAATCGCGACGCCCTGCTGGCCGAGCTTTACCAGCAGCAGACCCAGTCCCTGCGGCACACCATGTACAATGCGCTGGAGAATCCCGTCGCGAATGCTGACCAGTTTGTTCGCAATGGCCTGGGGGCATTTTTTGATTTTGTGCAACACCAACCCGCTGCAGCACGGCTAGTGTTATTTGAAGTGTTGGCGGTCAGCCGGGAGATCGATCAACTTTACTACCAGGCCATGGAAGATTTCGCGGCACTGGTTCAGCAGTTAGCCCACCGCCAGAATATCGCCACCATTCCACCGCCAGCTGACGAGGACATGGTCTACGCCGGCTTGGTGGGCGCGGTGGTACAGATTGCCCAGCGCTGGGTACTGGGGGGATATCACCAGCCTCGCAGCGCCGTATTGGAAAGCGCGGTACTCATCTTTGCCGCCACGGCGAATTTCGGCGGCGACTCTTAA
- a CDS encoding M48 family metallopeptidase has protein sequence MVSLRPQALRRNGSSRESRHIRIGEWALTYTLVRSARRRQRMSLCVAPSGTVELRVPQGAPQVDIDAMLYRYQAWIEARLAEAASRPELRPPSFESGCDIPYLGETLRLNVALGRRRRCLLQGDSLLVQTADPAPTKVSAAINHWYRERAEVVFKDRLMHWSRQIEWVSTPPPLRLRRMRARWGSCSSKGEVCLNTHLIKAAPACIDAVIVHELCHLEEFQHSRRFYDLMDQVMPDWRSHSGALDQDAPRLLLS, from the coding sequence ATGGTGAGCTTGCGACCCCAAGCGCTCCGCCGCAACGGAAGCTCCCGAGAGTCGCGCCACATTCGCATTGGTGAGTGGGCGCTGACATACACTTTAGTGCGCAGTGCGCGGCGGCGTCAGCGCATGTCATTGTGTGTTGCCCCAAGTGGGACCGTGGAATTGCGGGTGCCCCAAGGCGCTCCGCAAGTTGATATCGATGCAATGTTATATCGCTACCAAGCCTGGATCGAGGCGCGGTTGGCAGAGGCAGCAAGCCGCCCCGAACTGCGTCCCCCATCCTTTGAATCAGGTTGCGACATCCCCTATCTCGGCGAAACCCTGCGCTTGAATGTGGCGCTGGGTCGGCGGCGACGATGCCTGCTGCAGGGGGACTCTCTGCTTGTGCAGACGGCCGATCCGGCACCAACGAAGGTGTCGGCGGCAATCAATCACTGGTACCGGGAGCGGGCCGAAGTGGTCTTTAAGGATCGCCTGATGCACTGGAGCCGGCAAATTGAGTGGGTATCGACACCGCCGCCGCTGCGTTTGAGGCGGATGCGGGCGCGCTGGGGCAGTTGTTCCAGCAAGGGAGAGGTGTGCCTCAATACCCACTTAATCAAGGCTGCTCCAGCTTGTATCGATGCCGTCATCGTCCACGAGCTATGCCATTTGGAGGAGTTTCAACACAGTCGTCGCTTCTATGACTTAATGGACCAGGTTATGCCGGATTGGCGGTCCCATAGTGGGGCCCTGGACCAGGACGCGCCGCGATTACTGTTGAGCTAG
- a CDS encoding response regulator has protein sequence MTPSRGGEQILLVDDNPTNLQVLFKTLEGSGYRLLAARDGESALYTARRAKPVLMLLDVMMPGMDGFEVCERLKADPETADIVVIFLSALTDSQSKVHGLAIGGVDYIGKPFQSEEVLARVRTHIKIQRLEQALARRNSELEDENQRILDAVEEGIFSLDGEGRITAMNARATELTGWAASDALGELLSRLALFRNGELNKRLAQLYEEGASLRHDHVDLYQDSGEILPVALTGSPLTGGGAVLVLRDISEWLASQRALEHARAEMDSQRQHLAHIERLSTGGEMAAGIAHEVNQPLTAVSNYARVAQRLLEQVPGETADKLDDVMSKIATQAQRASAVIQRMRTYVKKPSGARELQSINTVLEDVLALAEVDSRVNRVHVALVADPDLPDIFIDEVQVQQVVLNLIRNAMEATAQSGSDAPVQVRSFRESGHVIVEVEDSGPGLAPEVEEQLFSPFVTSKEGGMGIGLSVSQSIMQSHGGDIRHRPSPGGGAVFRCEFPLPTAEQLPPKTEA, from the coding sequence ATGACGCCTAGTCGCGGTGGCGAACAGATACTGCTGGTGGATGACAACCCCACCAATCTACAAGTACTGTTTAAAACCCTAGAGGGCAGCGGCTATCGACTGTTGGCCGCCAGGGATGGGGAGTCCGCACTGTATACCGCACGGCGCGCCAAACCGGTATTGATGCTGCTGGATGTCATGATGCCGGGAATGGACGGTTTTGAGGTGTGTGAACGTCTCAAAGCAGACCCCGAAACGGCCGATATTGTAGTGATTTTTCTCTCCGCTCTCACCGACAGCCAATCCAAAGTTCACGGGCTGGCTATAGGCGGTGTCGACTACATCGGCAAACCCTTTCAGTCTGAAGAGGTCCTGGCTCGGGTTCGAACCCATATCAAAATCCAGCGTCTGGAGCAGGCGCTGGCCCGCCGCAATAGCGAATTGGAAGACGAAAATCAGCGCATCTTGGATGCGGTGGAAGAGGGTATTTTTTCGCTGGACGGCGAAGGCCGGATTACTGCCATGAATGCCCGAGCTACCGAATTGACGGGGTGGGCGGCGTCAGATGCATTGGGAGAATTACTCAGCCGCTTGGCGCTATTCCGCAATGGCGAGCTCAACAAGCGACTCGCTCAGCTCTACGAGGAGGGCGCCAGTCTGCGGCACGACCATGTTGATTTGTATCAGGATAGTGGAGAAATACTGCCAGTGGCGTTGACCGGCTCCCCTTTAACAGGCGGTGGTGCAGTGCTGGTACTGCGTGATATCTCCGAGTGGTTGGCCAGCCAGCGAGCCCTGGAACACGCTCGGGCAGAGATGGACAGCCAGCGCCAGCATTTGGCACATATTGAGCGCCTGAGCACCGGCGGCGAAATGGCGGCCGGCATTGCCCACGAGGTCAATCAACCACTGACGGCGGTAAGCAACTACGCGCGGGTGGCCCAGCGTCTGCTGGAGCAGGTGCCCGGTGAGACCGCCGATAAGCTGGATGATGTGATGAGTAAAATTGCCACTCAGGCCCAGCGCGCCTCTGCGGTGATTCAACGCATGCGCACCTATGTCAAAAAGCCCTCTGGGGCTCGAGAGTTGCAGTCCATCAATACAGTGCTTGAGGACGTGCTGGCCCTTGCGGAAGTCGACTCGCGGGTCAATCGCGTGCATGTCGCCTTAGTGGCCGACCCGGATCTGCCCGATATCTTTATCGACGAAGTGCAGGTGCAGCAGGTAGTGTTAAACCTGATTCGCAATGCCATGGAAGCCACGGCGCAGTCTGGCAGTGACGCCCCCGTACAGGTGCGCAGCTTTAGGGAATCGGGGCATGTCATCGTCGAAGTAGAGGACAGCGGGCCTGGCCTGGCACCCGAGGTTGAAGAGCAATTATTCAGTCCCTTTGTGACCTCTAAAGAGGGGGGCATGGGTATTGGTTTGTCTGTGTCTCAATCAATTATGCAAAGTCACGGCGGCGATATTCGACACCGGCCATCACCTGGCGGCGGTGCGGTCTTTCGTTGCGAATTTCCCCTTCCCACCGCCGAGCAGCTGCCTCCCAAAACGGAGGCATAA
- a CDS encoding cache domain-containing protein, protein MRAKRSLVQIYLISLVALSAIPLAVLGYIWIAKEYESYTQQSQEWRDSYIESRRELLRREVDKAVEYLEFRRNQLNRQLYLELRQQIAIGLSLIENTRKEYVGESRRAQINRLRTTLASLSFQENNKGFFFLFDAAGNAVLPPVHPDGEMRLEDKAVLEAFAKQIQQVTKEKNFEFIEYRFTRPDGANTARNFSFVYHYKPLDIYLGASLYLRDEIARTQREVIERIAAVPVDPNNSILFLVDNQGRQLVNAYDPDSVGEPMPGVIEAGKRLGQEEDSLFTELSWTDKQGDSKPVVSYLRQYEPWGWTLGSGVFLDQLNERLSAERAQLQNRVREHIAFIIAIALGLMVVSAVAAQWLARRSASGFTIFQQFFADASKKSTAIDINRLPFAEFQRLAEDANYMVEKRTETEQALKLSERRFHLALDAAQNHLWDLDLTTGYVTVSDSFFRMLGYEPPADPYPVGAYKYVACPDDLQIIASAVDSWLGLATGNSVEFRIKDRSGRYHWIYSRGDVVEIDMQDKPTRAMGIMIDITERKRMEQDLVDARIAAEDALHAKSQFLSSVSHELRTPLNGVLGYAQLLQRESGLPSGSQEYLRAIESCGKHLLNLINDVLDLAKIESGNINIVCQPTYIDEVITNVGDIVAHRARGKGLDFVVDLDDLVPKRLQLDEVKLRQVLVNLLDNAVKFTDHGSVHLKITADFSNNQLDFSVTDTGVGIPEEAQRDVFEPFKQVNPQDGKGTGLGLSICRRLVEAMGGSLNLRSRVGHGSCFYFDIPLMEVAEEEAPKALARDVEGDLPSDKIIDNPAIIVADDVAVNRQVLAGMLSDVTDDIREAANGREVIDLLKDRTANLVLMDLRMPVMDGLAATRLIKHELKMHDVHVIMASAATDDDLMAEAIRAGCDGFLPKPIGMDELFRVLAETCGAEPLSAEEVDAPVTQEVELAGPPEAIRQALTEAAELGDITALREQLNTLRQSHPECDAFSDEAEAMLADFDFGRLLKLLQRQVEGASLNDA, encoded by the coding sequence ATGCGAGCCAAGCGCAGTTTAGTACAAATTTACCTGATCAGCCTGGTCGCGCTATCGGCGATCCCGCTGGCGGTGCTGGGTTATATCTGGATAGCCAAGGAATACGAGAGCTACACCCAGCAGAGTCAGGAGTGGCGCGACAGCTACATAGAATCGCGGCGAGAGCTGCTGCGCCGCGAGGTTGATAAGGCGGTTGAATACCTGGAGTTTCGTCGCAACCAGCTTAACCGTCAACTCTACCTGGAGTTGCGGCAGCAGATCGCCATCGGTCTGTCGCTGATCGAGAACACTCGCAAGGAATATGTTGGCGAAAGTAGGCGTGCCCAGATCAACCGCCTGCGAACCACCCTTGCCTCCCTTAGCTTTCAGGAAAACAACAAAGGCTTCTTCTTTTTATTCGACGCCGCTGGCAATGCCGTGTTGCCGCCTGTTCACCCCGATGGCGAGATGCGCCTCGAGGATAAGGCTGTGCTGGAGGCCTTTGCCAAGCAGATTCAGCAGGTCACCAAAGAGAAGAATTTCGAGTTTATCGAATATCGCTTTACCCGGCCTGATGGCGCCAACACGGCGCGCAACTTCAGCTTTGTCTATCACTACAAGCCGCTGGATATCTATCTCGGTGCCAGCCTCTACCTGCGGGATGAAATTGCCCGCACCCAGCGGGAGGTGATAGAGCGCATCGCCGCGGTGCCGGTGGATCCCAATAATTCAATTCTCTTTCTTGTCGACAACCAGGGCCGGCAACTGGTCAACGCCTACGACCCTGATTCCGTTGGCGAGCCTATGCCTGGGGTGATCGAGGCAGGAAAGCGATTGGGACAAGAGGAAGACAGTTTGTTTACCGAGCTGTCCTGGACCGATAAACAGGGCGACTCCAAGCCGGTGGTGTCTTATCTGCGGCAGTATGAGCCCTGGGGCTGGACCCTGGGTTCAGGGGTTTTCCTGGATCAACTCAACGAGCGCCTCAGTGCTGAGCGTGCGCAACTGCAAAATCGGGTGCGGGAGCACATCGCTTTTATTATTGCCATTGCCTTGGGCTTGATGGTGGTGTCGGCGGTGGCGGCCCAGTGGCTTGCCCGCCGCAGCGCATCGGGCTTTACCATCTTTCAGCAGTTCTTTGCCGATGCCAGCAAAAAATCCACAGCGATTGATATCAATCGGCTGCCATTCGCCGAGTTTCAGCGTTTGGCAGAGGATGCCAACTATATGGTTGAGAAGCGCACCGAGACTGAGCAGGCCCTAAAGCTCAGCGAACGGCGCTTTCATCTTGCTCTGGATGCCGCCCAGAACCACCTGTGGGATCTCGATCTGACCACTGGTTATGTCACCGTCAGCGACAGTTTTTTCCGCATGTTGGGCTACGAGCCACCCGCCGATCCCTACCCGGTGGGTGCCTATAAATACGTCGCGTGCCCTGACGATCTACAGATCATTGCCTCGGCAGTGGACAGCTGGTTAGGCCTGGCAACGGGCAACAGCGTTGAATTCCGAATCAAGGATCGATCCGGGCGCTACCACTGGATCTACAGCCGCGGCGACGTGGTGGAAATCGATATGCAGGACAAGCCCACCCGTGCGATGGGCATTATGATCGATATCACTGAGCGCAAGCGCATGGAGCAGGACCTGGTGGATGCCCGTATTGCCGCCGAAGATGCACTCCATGCCAAAAGCCAGTTTCTATCCAGTGTCAGCCACGAATTGCGCACCCCCCTCAACGGTGTGTTGGGCTACGCCCAACTATTGCAACGGGAGTCGGGCCTGCCCTCCGGGAGCCAGGAGTATCTCCGTGCTATCGAGAGCTGCGGCAAGCACCTGCTCAACCTGATTAACGATGTTCTGGATCTGGCCAAGATTGAAAGTGGCAATATCAATATCGTATGCCAGCCTACCTATATCGACGAGGTGATTACCAATGTTGGCGATATTGTCGCCCACCGCGCTCGGGGCAAGGGGCTGGATTTTGTGGTGGATTTGGACGACCTAGTTCCCAAGCGGCTTCAGCTTGATGAGGTAAAACTGCGGCAGGTGCTGGTTAATCTGCTGGACAATGCGGTGAAGTTTACCGATCACGGCAGTGTGCATTTGAAAATCACTGCGGATTTCAGCAACAACCAACTGGACTTCAGTGTGACTGACACCGGCGTCGGCATTCCTGAAGAGGCGCAACGAGACGTATTTGAGCCCTTCAAACAGGTTAACCCCCAGGATGGCAAGGGTACTGGCTTGGGCTTGTCTATCTGCCGCCGGTTGGTGGAAGCCATGGGCGGCAGCCTCAACCTGCGCAGTCGAGTCGGCCATGGTAGTTGCTTTTATTTTGATATCCCACTGATGGAAGTGGCCGAAGAGGAAGCGCCCAAGGCACTGGCAAGGGACGTCGAGGGCGATCTACCCAGCGATAAGATTATTGATAACCCTGCCATCATTGTTGCCGACGATGTGGCGGTTAACCGGCAGGTGCTGGCCGGTATGTTGTCGGACGTGACCGACGACATTCGCGAAGCGGCCAATGGTCGAGAGGTGATCGATTTACTTAAAGATCGCACAGCGAACTTGGTGCTGATGGATCTGCGTATGCCGGTAATGGATGGCCTGGCAGCGACAAGGCTGATCAAACACGAACTTAAAATGCATGATGTGCACGTCATCATGGCATCAGCCGCGACTGACGACGACCTGATGGCAGAGGCGATTCGAGCGGGCTGTGATGGCTTCTTGCCCAAGCCGATTGGCATGGATGAGCTGTTCCGGGTGTTGGCCGAAACCTGCGGTGCTGAGCCCTTAAGTGCGGAAGAGGTAGACGCTCCAGTTACCCAGGAGGTAGAGCTTGCTGGGCCGCCTGAAGCAATTCGTCAGGCGCTGACCGAAGCGGCGGAACTGGGTGATATCACTGCTCTGCGGGAGCAGCTCAACACCTTGAGGCAGTCCCACCCCGAGTGTGACGCCTTTAGCGACGAGGCGGAGGCAATGTTAGCGGATTTTGATTTTGGCAGGCTGTTGAAGTTACTGCAGCGGCAGGTCGAAGGGGCCAGTTTGAATGACGCCTAG